The Rhizobium rosettiformans genomic sequence CCGGTCTTCTTCGGCTCGGCACTACGCAACTTCGGTGTCCGCGACCTGATCAACGCGCTCGGCGCCTACGCGCCGCCGCCGCGCGACCAGGTGGCCGATACCCGGACCGTGCATGCCGCCGAAGACAAGATGACCGCCTTCGTCTTCAAGATCCAGGCCAACATGGACCCGAACCACCGCGACCGCATCGCCTTTGCCCGCATTTGCTCCGGCAAGCTCGAGCGCGGCATGAAGGCGCGCTTGGCCCGCACCGGCAAGCAGATGGGCCTGACGGCGCCGCAGTTCTTCTTCGCCTCGCAGCGCCAGCTAGCAGATACGGCCTATGCCGGTGACGTCGTCGGCATCCCGAACCACGGGACGCTGCGCATCGGCGACACGCTGACCGAAGGCGAAAACCTCGTCTTCCAGGGCGTGCCGAACTTCTCGCCGGAGATCCTGCGCCGCGTGCGGCTGGAAGATGCAATGAAGGCGAAGAAGCTGAAGGAAGCTTTGCAGCAGATGGCCGAAGAGGGCGTCGTGCAGCTCTTTTCGCCGGAAGACGGCTCGCCGGCCATCGTCGGCGTCGTCGGTGCGCTGCAGCTCGACGTCCTGAAGGAGCGACTGCAGGGCGAATACGGTCTGCCGGTGTCCTTCGAAATGTCGCGCTTCTCCGTCTGCCGCTGGATCTCGGCCGAGAACAAGGACGATCTGGAAAAGTTCATGACCCAGCGCCGCGGCGACATCTGCCGAGATCTCGACGGCGACCCGGTCTTCATGGCGCAGGACCAGTTCTCGCTGCGCTACGAGTCCGAGCGTTACCCCGCGATCAAGATGGTCGCCATCAAGGAATATCACGTCGCCAAGGCGGCGTGAGTTTGGTCGAGAGCGGTGACGGTTACGCCGTCACCGCAGCGTAGGTTCATTCTGCTGCCTTGATCCGCAGTCCCAGGGAAGCGTCGAACTCCACCCTAAGCGTCTCATAGCTCGCAATTGTCGGATGGCTGGTCTCCAGCGGATGGGCATGGGTCGCCGTGATCACCGCGACATCGGCGCCCGCCGCTTCTCCGGCTCTGACGCCGGCCAGCACATCCTCAAACACCAGGCAGCGGGACGGATCGAACCCGAGCCGCTCTGCACCGAGCCGGTAGCCGGCGGGATCCGGCTTGCCGATCTTCACGTCCTCCGCCGTGACGATCTTGAGCGGCTGCGGCAGGCCGGCGGCCCCGATGCGGGCGCGGGCGAGGGCGGAGGGTGCCGAGGTCACAATCGCCCAGCGTTCGGCAGGTAAGCTTTTCAGAAAGTCGATGGCGCCGGGGATCGGCACGATGCCCTCAAGATCCTCGATCTCGCCCCGCTCGACCTCGAGCGCTTCCCTCACCACATCGATGCCGGGCAGGTTCAGCGCGCTGATGGTGTCGATCCCGCGCTTGCCGTGCATGGTGGGCAGGAAGGTTTCGAGATTCAGACCGTGCTTCAATGCCCAGCGGCTCCAGACGCGCTCGGCAGCCGCGATGGAATTGAGCAGCGTTCCGTCCATGTCGAAGAGAAAGCCATCATAGGAGCGGTCGAAAAGCCGGTCGGGGGCGTGATGCAAGGCAATCTCCTCGGGTCGGTTGGATATCCCGGCCTCCCTAGCGGCTCTGGCCGTCGGCTGCAAACTCTGAATGGGAATGACGGGCAGGCACAGGTGACAGGAACGGCGCTGTCGCATAGTCTGACGCCTGAGAGACAGGGGCGTCTGGCGCAAGCCGGGCTGAGAAGCACCCTTTGAACCTGAACCAGATCATGCTGGCGGAGGGAGTCGCTCGGGTGTCGCGCCAGATAGATCCGCGCTGTGCCCGTTGCGTCTTCGTCGCCTTGGGAGACGCAGACATGAGATCATCCACCATCCGCAACGTGCTGACCATCGCCGGCTCCGACCCTTCCGGTGGAGCAGGCATCCAGGCCGATCTCAAGGCCTTCTCGGCCCGCGGTTGCTACGGAATGGCTGTTATCACGGCGCTGACGGCGCAGAACACAAAGGGCGTCTCGGCCGTCGTGCCGCTCGATCCTGGATTTGTCGCCGAGCAGATTCGCATGGTCTTTGCCGATGTGCGCGTGGATGCAGTTAAGATCGGCATGATTGCCAATGCCGGCATCGCATCGGCCGTCGCCGAAGCGCTGAAACCCTATCGCGGCATTCCCGTCGTTCTCGATCCCGTCATGATCGCCAAGGGTGGCGCCTCTCTGCTCGATCCGGATGCGGTCGAAGCCTTGACGTCGGACCTTCTGCCGCTCGCCACGCTTCTGACGCCGAACCTGCCGGAGGCGGCAGCCCTGCTCGGCGATCCCGAGGCTTTCGACCGGCGGATCATGGAATCCCAGGCCGTCAGGCTGACAGCACTCGGACCCCGGGCTGTGCTGCTCAAGGGTGGCCATCTGGCCGGTCCCGAAAGCCCAGATGTCCTGGTTGCGGATGGCCAGGTGACCTGGTTCGAGGCGGATCGGATCGCAACGCGCAATACGCATGGCACCGGCTGCTCGCTGTCGAGTGCGCTTGCTGCCGAGCTGGCGAAAGGGCTTGAGCCGCAGGAGGCCGTGCGTGTTGCCAAAGCCTGGCTCGCGGAGGCCGTCCGGAGTTCTGGCCAGCTGTCGGTGGGCTCAGGACACGGGCCGGTGCATCATTTCCATTCACTCTGGCAGGATTAGTTGTCCCCGTCCTCCGGAAGTCCCTGAACGGCGAAGACAAAGGGCAGGGCGGACCTGCCGAACGACTGGTGTGTCGGAGCGAGTGCTCGGCGCTGGTCGACGCAGCCGAGCCGCAAGCCGATCTCGCCGTCGGCGCTTTCGCGCCACATCGGCGAACCGCAGTTGCCGCAGAAGAACTGATCGCTCGGCCGGCCGCTGTCGCCCATTTTCCGGTAACGCTTGGCCTCGCCGGCCAGAAGCTGAAATTGACCGGGAAGAGCCGCGACTGTGACCCTGTAAGCTGAGCCCGTCAGCTGCTGGCAATCCGTGCAATGGCATACGCCGACGGCCTGTGGATCGACCTCGGCTTTGTAGCGGATTTCGCCGCATTGGCATGCCCCGGTTACGCGCATGTCCTTCTCCGGTAAAAGAAAACCCGGCGCTGGAGACGCCGGGTTGAAGTGAACTTGACTGCGTGGGGTTAATGATCGGCCTTGATAAAGGTTCCGTTCTGCAATTCCTTCATTGCCTGCATCAGCTCTTCGCGCGTGTTCATCACGATCGGTCCGTGCCAGGCGACCGGCTCCTTGATCGGCTTGCCGGTCACCAGCAGGAAGCGGATGCCCTGCTCTCCCGCCTGAACGGTGATCTCGTCGCCGGTGTCGAAGACGACAAGCGTCCGGTTGCCGGAGAGGTCGCGGATATTGAGCTCTTCGCCCATATATTCCTTCTCGACCTTGACGCCGAAGGGCTTGGACGCATCCCGGAACGAGCCGGAGCCGGCAAAGATATAGGCAAAGGCCGAGCGATAGGTATCGACCGGGAAGGTCTTGCGCTTGCCGGGCGGCACGGAGATGTCAAGATAGACCGGGTCGGCGGCGATGCCGTCGACGGGGCCATTCTTGCCCCAGAAGTCGCCACAGATGACACGCACGGCGGTGCCGTCATCGTCGATCACAACGGGAATGTCTGCCGATTTGATATCCTGGTAGCGTGGCGTGGTCATTTTCAGCGAAGACGGCAGATTGGCCCAGAGCTGGAAGCCGTGCATACGGCCGGCAAAATCGCCCTTCGGCATTTCCTGGTGCAGGATGCCGCTGCCGGCAGTCATCCATTGCAGGTCGCCTGCACCCAGCATGCCCTGATTGCCGAGGCTGTCGCCATGCTCGACGGTGCCGGCCAGCACATAGGTGATCGTCTCGATGCCGCGATGCGGATGCCAGGGGAAGCCGCGGACGTAGTCCATTGGCTCGTCGTTGCGGAAATCGTCCATCATCAGGAAGGGGTCGGTCATCGAAGGATCCCCGAAGCCGAAGACGCGGTGCAGCTTGACACCGGCGCCTTCCATGGTCGGCGTGGCGCGGCTCTCATGCTTGACGGGGCGGATGGACATTCGGGGACCTCCTCGGGGAAACGGGCTCGTTGCTTGGGCAGCAATATAGGCGAGAGAACCATGGCACGCAGGCCCGCCGGGCAGAACGCAGTGTTCACTTTTGTGCCAGTCGACAGCAGGAAGAATGTTGCGCTGCACGACAAAAATTTGTCATGAAGGAAGCCATGTTTGCAAATCATTAGTCTATCGGGCGAAGACTACCAAGGATTCGCAGTCGGTCGATGGACCTGGGGCAGAATTCATATGTGTCGTTGGGCAGCTTACCGTGGTGTTCCGATCTTCCTCGAGGAGCTGGTGACTTCGCCTGCGCATTCCCTGATCGAACAATCCCATTGCGCAACCCGCGCCAAGACCGCCACAAACGGCGATGGCTTCGGTCTCGCCTGGTATGGGGATCGCCCCGAGCCGGGCCGCTTCCGGGATGTGCTGCCGGCCTGGTCCGACTGCAATCTGAAGAGCCTCGCAAGCCAGATCCGCTCCCCGCTCTTCCTCGCCCATGTGCGCGCCGCAACCCATGGTGCCACCCGCCGCGACAACTGCCATCCCTTCGTCCAGGGAAACTGGTCCTTCATGCACAACGGCCAGATCGACAATTTCGATCGCATCCGCCGACCTATGGAAGGCATGCTGGACGACGAGCATTTCCATGCCCGTGTTGGTACGACCGACAGCGAACTGCTCTTCCTGCTGGCCCTTCAGTTCGGTCTGCGGGACCGTCCGATCTCGGCCATGAGCGAGGCCGTGGGCTTCGTGGAGCAGATCAGCCTGCACCTCACCGGCACCGCGCGCATTCGCCTCACGGCGGCTTTCTCCGATGGCAAGACGCTCTATGCCGTGCGCTATTCGACGGATGAACATGCCCCGACGCTTTTTGCAGCGCCGATGGGGCCGAAGGGCAGCTTCTGCCTCGTCTCGGAGCCGCTGAACGATGAGACGGACACCTGGGTGGAGATCCCCGCAGGCAGCGCCGTGATCCTCAGCGAAAACGGCCTGGATGCCGCCGAGTTCAAGCCTGCAGTCGAGCGTATGCGGGTCGATGAGATCCGTCAGCCGGCGATGGCTGCGGTCTGATCACAGCTTACTCGACGATGCCGAGTTCGGCGCGCAGCTTGCGGGTCAGCGACGCACTCACCGTGCGATAGGAACGGGTGAGATATTCCATAAGGTCGGCTTCGCCGAGCTCGCTGTCCGGTTCGACGCTCACCCATTTGCGCTTGGCGAAATAGGGCGCCTGTGACACGCCTCTGAGCGATGTCAGGATCTCGAAGCTTTCTTCGCTGACCTTGAACGTTAACCGGCTTTCACCGTCGGTCAGCAGCGCAAAGACCTTGTCCCCGACCTTGGCGACACGGCTGTCCCATTGGTCGACCTGTGTTGTGCCGGCGAAACCTTGGACGGAGGCGTCGAAGCCGGATCGCGTAAAAAGGCTCATGCGCCTGTCCCGCCGATCTGGGTCGCGATCCAGAGCGCCAGCCGTTCGGCCACCTCGTCCTTGGAAAGATCCGGCCAGGCTTCGACCCCGTCGCGGGAAATCAGCTTCACCCGGTTGCGATCGCCGCCCATGATGCCGGTCTCGGGCGAGACATCATTGGCGACGATCAGGTCGGCACCCTTGCGCTCAAGCTTGGAGCGGCCGTTTTCCTCGACATTCTGGGTCTCTGCGGCAAAGCCGACAACGAGCCGTGGGCGCTGAGGATGATGGCCGACGGTCTTGAGGATGTCAGGGTTTTCCGCAAGCTCGAGCGGCGGCGGAGCCTCGCCGGGTTGCTTCTTGATTTTCTGCCCGGCGGAGGACGCCACACGCCAGTCGGCGACGGCGGCGACCATAACGGCAATGTCGGCCGGAAGCGCCGAGAGCACGGCATCGCGCATCTCTTCGGCCCGCTCCACATGTTGGGTGCGAACGCCGGCGGGATCGGCAATGGTCACGGGTCCGGAGACCAGGGTAACCTCGGCGCCCAGGCGGGCAAGGGCGGCCGCGATCGCATGACCCTGCTTGCCCGAGGAGCGATTGGCGATGTAGCGCACCGGATCGATCGGCTCGTGGGTCGGGCCTGAGGTGACAACGGCCTTCATGCCGGCAAGCGGCTTCGGTCCCGAGAGCAGGTCTTCGACACGGTCTGCAATCTCGATCGGCTCGGCCATGCGCCCGCGACCACGCTCTCCGCTTTCGGCCATCTCGCCCTCCATCGGGCCGATGGACTGGATACCGTCACGTTGCAGGGTGGCGTAGTTCCGCTGGGTCGCCGGATGAGCCCACATTTTCGGGTTCATCGCTGGCGCAATCAGCACCGGGCGGTCGGTCGCGAGAAGCACGGTGGAGGCAAGATCATCCGCAAGCCCGTTCGCCATCTTCGCTATCAGGTCGGCGGTCGCGGGTGCGACGAGCACGACATCACATTCGCGCGCCAGTCGGATATGGCCGACATCCTGCTCGTCCTCGCGGGAAAAGAGCTCGGTATAGACATGGGAGGCCGACAGTGCACCGACGGCGAGCGGCGTGACGAATTCCTGAGCGCCACGTGTCATGATCGGCTGCACGCTTGCACCGCGCTCCCTGAGCCTCCTGATAAGATCGAGGCTCTTGTAGGCGGCGATGCCGCCCGCGATGACAAGCAAAATGCGCTTTCCGGCCAAGCTCATGAAGAAGCACCCTTAATCTCTGCGGCGCGACCCTAACGCAAATCGGGTCGCTGGCAAATCACTGGACTCCGCAGTGGTAAACGCGGCTCAAGCTCCGCTGTCGAGCTT encodes the following:
- a CDS encoding pirin family protein, with the protein product MSIRPVKHESRATPTMEGAGVKLHRVFGFGDPSMTDPFLMMDDFRNDEPMDYVRGFPWHPHRGIETITYVLAGTVEHGDSLGNQGMLGAGDLQWMTAGSGILHQEMPKGDFAGRMHGFQLWANLPSSLKMTTPRYQDIKSADIPVVIDDDGTAVRVICGDFWGKNGPVDGIAADPVYLDISVPPGKRKTFPVDTYRSAFAYIFAGSGSFRDASKPFGVKVEKEYMGEELNIRDLSGNRTLVVFDTGDEITVQAGEQGIRFLLVTGKPIKEPVAWHGPIVMNTREELMQAMKELQNGTFIKADH
- a CDS encoding MmcQ/YjbR family DNA-binding protein, which translates into the protein MSLFTRSGFDASVQGFAGTTQVDQWDSRVAKVGDKVFALLTDGESRLTFKVSEESFEILTSLRGVSQAPYFAKRKWVSVEPDSELGEADLMEYLTRSYRTVSASLTRKLRAELGIVE
- the thiD gene encoding bifunctional hydroxymethylpyrimidine kinase/phosphomethylpyrimidine kinase, which gives rise to MRSSTIRNVLTIAGSDPSGGAGIQADLKAFSARGCYGMAVITALTAQNTKGVSAVVPLDPGFVAEQIRMVFADVRVDAVKIGMIANAGIASAVAEALKPYRGIPVVLDPVMIAKGGASLLDPDAVEALTSDLLPLATLLTPNLPEAAALLGDPEAFDRRIMESQAVRLTALGPRAVLLKGGHLAGPESPDVLVADGQVTWFEADRIATRNTHGTGCSLSSALAAELAKGLEPQEAVRVAKAWLAEAVRSSGQLSVGSGHGPVHHFHSLWQD
- a CDS encoding peptide chain release factor 3, whose amino-acid sequence is MAETLAEAVSRRRTFAIIAHPDAGKTTLTEKLLLFGGAIQLAGEVKAKKDRIQTRSDWMKIERERGISVVTSVMTFEYEGNVFNILDTPGHEDFADDTYRTLTAVDAAVMVIDAAKGIEPRTLKLFEVCRMRDIPIITFINKMDRESRDPFEILDEVEEKLALDTAPITWPVGRSKTFCGSYHLANNTYRGGDAQVEPLKVNGPQSVAENLPENERQTFIDELELAREACRPFDRQSFLEGHMTPVFFGSALRNFGVRDLINALGAYAPPPRDQVADTRTVHAAEDKMTAFVFKIQANMDPNHRDRIAFARICSGKLERGMKARLARTGKQMGLTAPQFFFASQRQLADTAYAGDVVGIPNHGTLRIGDTLTEGENLVFQGVPNFSPEILRRVRLEDAMKAKKLKEALQQMAEEGVVQLFSPEDGSPAIVGVVGALQLDVLKERLQGEYGLPVSFEMSRFSVCRWISAENKDDLEKFMTQRRGDICRDLDGDPVFMAQDQFSLRYESERYPAIKMVAIKEYHVAKAA
- the coaBC gene encoding bifunctional phosphopantothenoylcysteine decarboxylase/phosphopantothenate--cysteine ligase CoaBC — translated: MSLAGKRILLVIAGGIAAYKSLDLIRRLRERGASVQPIMTRGAQEFVTPLAVGALSASHVYTELFSREDEQDVGHIRLARECDVVLVAPATADLIAKMANGLADDLASTVLLATDRPVLIAPAMNPKMWAHPATQRNYATLQRDGIQSIGPMEGEMAESGERGRGRMAEPIEIADRVEDLLSGPKPLAGMKAVVTSGPTHEPIDPVRYIANRSSGKQGHAIAAALARLGAEVTLVSGPVTIADPAGVRTQHVERAEEMRDAVLSALPADIAVMVAAVADWRVASSAGQKIKKQPGEAPPPLELAENPDILKTVGHHPQRPRLVVGFAAETQNVEENGRSKLERKGADLIVANDVSPETGIMGGDRNRVKLISRDGVEAWPDLSKDEVAERLALWIATQIGGTGA
- a CDS encoding class II glutamine amidotransferase; translation: MCRWAAYRGVPIFLEELVTSPAHSLIEQSHCATRAKTATNGDGFGLAWYGDRPEPGRFRDVLPAWSDCNLKSLASQIRSPLFLAHVRAATHGATRRDNCHPFVQGNWSFMHNGQIDNFDRIRRPMEGMLDDEHFHARVGTTDSELLFLLALQFGLRDRPISAMSEAVGFVEQISLHLTGTARIRLTAAFSDGKTLYAVRYSTDEHAPTLFAAPMGPKGSFCLVSEPLNDETDTWVEIPAGSAVILSENGLDAAEFKPAVERMRVDEIRQPAMAAV
- a CDS encoding HAD-IA family hydrolase; its protein translation is MHHAPDRLFDRSYDGFLFDMDGTLLNSIAAAERVWSRWALKHGLNLETFLPTMHGKRGIDTISALNLPGIDVVREALEVERGEIEDLEGIVPIPGAIDFLKSLPAERWAIVTSAPSALARARIGAAGLPQPLKIVTAEDVKIGKPDPAGYRLGAERLGFDPSRCLVFEDVLAGVRAGEAAGADVAVITATHAHPLETSHPTIASYETLRVEFDASLGLRIKAAE
- a CDS encoding GFA family protein; the encoded protein is MRVTGACQCGEIRYKAEVDPQAVGVCHCTDCQQLTGSAYRVTVAALPGQFQLLAGEAKRYRKMGDSGRPSDQFFCGNCGSPMWRESADGEIGLRLGCVDQRRALAPTHQSFGRSALPFVFAVQGLPEDGDN